Proteins found in one Mesorhizobium sp. CAU 1732 genomic segment:
- a CDS encoding ABC transporter ATP-binding protein → MEENEAILSVRGLHVDFETNDGTVRAVRGIDLDVMPGESVAIVGESGSGKSQTTMAMMGLLASNGRARGSAKYRGKELIGLPERQLNTVRGEKITMIFQEPMTSLDPLYKIGRQIAEPIIYHRGLNAKAARKRVIELLDLVGIPNPERRVDAYPHELSGGQRQRVMIAMALANDPDMLIADEPTTALDVTIQAQILTLLAQLQKKLGMAIVFITHDLGIVRRFADRVYVMRAGEVVEQGTTDGLFAAPKHPYTRMLLAAEPTGRKAPAADTAPILLEGRNVEVVFSGGGGWFSAAPSEIRAVDGISIALHRGQTIGIVGESGSGKSTLGRALLRLLPSSGVVRFDGHDISTTDKRGMRPLRKQLQLVFQDPFGSLSPRMTVGQVVTEGLKVHEPELPARERDRRAIEALKEVGLDPDMRNRYPHEFSGGQRQRIAIARAIILKPKVVVLDEPTSALDRSVQKQIVDLLRDLQKAHDLSYLFISHDLAVVRAMADHIIVMKQGKIVEQGPTEAIFDAPQEPYTQALMAAAIDGTPFRQVAAG, encoded by the coding sequence ATGGAAGAAAACGAAGCCATCCTGAGTGTCCGCGGCCTTCACGTGGACTTCGAGACGAATGACGGCACGGTCCGCGCGGTGCGGGGGATCGATCTCGACGTCATGCCGGGCGAAAGCGTTGCCATCGTCGGTGAATCGGGATCCGGAAAGAGCCAGACGACGATGGCGATGATGGGCCTCCTCGCCTCCAATGGCCGCGCGCGCGGCTCGGCGAAATATCGCGGCAAGGAACTGATCGGACTGCCGGAGCGCCAGCTCAACACGGTGCGCGGCGAGAAGATCACGATGATCTTCCAGGAGCCGATGACGTCGCTCGACCCGCTCTACAAGATCGGGCGCCAGATCGCCGAGCCGATCATCTACCATCGCGGCCTGAACGCGAAAGCAGCGCGCAAGCGTGTCATCGAACTGCTCGACCTCGTCGGCATCCCGAACCCGGAGCGGCGCGTGGATGCCTATCCGCATGAGCTGTCCGGCGGCCAGCGCCAGCGCGTGATGATCGCGATGGCGCTCGCAAACGACCCCGACATGCTGATCGCCGACGAGCCGACCACCGCGCTCGACGTGACGATCCAGGCGCAGATCCTGACGCTTCTGGCGCAGCTCCAGAAGAAGCTCGGCATGGCCATCGTCTTCATCACGCACGATCTCGGGATCGTCCGGCGTTTCGCCGACCGGGTCTACGTCATGCGTGCCGGCGAAGTCGTCGAGCAGGGGACCACGGACGGGCTCTTCGCAGCACCGAAGCATCCCTACACCCGGATGCTGCTCGCGGCCGAGCCGACGGGCCGCAAGGCGCCGGCGGCGGACACCGCGCCGATCCTGCTCGAAGGTCGAAACGTCGAGGTGGTGTTCAGCGGTGGCGGCGGCTGGTTTTCCGCCGCGCCATCGGAAATCCGTGCGGTGGACGGCATATCGATCGCGCTGCACCGGGGCCAGACGATCGGCATCGTCGGCGAGTCCGGGTCGGGAAAGTCGACATTGGGCCGCGCGCTCCTGCGGCTTTTGCCGAGCAGCGGCGTCGTGCGCTTCGACGGTCACGATATCTCCACAACCGACAAGCGCGGCATGCGGCCGCTCCGCAAGCAACTACAGCTCGTCTTCCAGGACCCGTTCGGCTCGCTGTCACCGCGCATGACCGTCGGCCAGGTCGTGACGGAGGGCCTCAAGGTGCACGAACCGGAACTCCCGGCGCGCGAGCGCGACCGGCGCGCCATCGAGGCGCTGAAGGAGGTTGGTCTCGACCCCGACATGCGCAATCGCTACCCACACGAATTCTCGGGCGGACAGCGCCAGCGCATCGCGATCGCCCGCGCGATAATTCTGAAGCCCAAGGTCGTCGTGCTCGACGAGCCGACATCGGCGCTCGACCGCTCGGTGCAGAAGCAGATCGTCGACCTGCTGCGCGACCTCCAGAAGGCGCACGACCTGTCCTATCTGTTCATCAGCCACGACCTTGCCGTGGTGCGCGCCATGGCGGACCACATCATCGTCATGAAACAGGGAAAGATCGTGGAGCAGGGGCCGACCGAAGCGATCTTCGACGCACCCCAGGAGCCCTACACGCAGGCGCTTATGGCCGCCGCCATCGACGGCACGCCGTTCAGGCAGGTCGCGGCCGGCTGA
- a CDS encoding orotate phosphoribosyltransferase: MFSNTFPDRAVIAETVARMLLEIEAVHFRADEPYKFTSGLASPVYIDGRKLISYPRIRSAIMDFAASVIYRNVGFEQFDVVAGGETAGIPFAAWLSDKMALPMIYVRKKPKGFGRDAQIEGSLPEGSRVLLVEDLTTDGGSKVKFAEALSTAGANTTDTFAVFYYDIFPDTPQRLLDAGMRLHYLATWWDVLAVCKAEKRYSPETLAAVESFLNEPLKWSAAHGGISEIAR, encoded by the coding sequence ATGTTCTCCAACACATTCCCCGACCGCGCGGTCATCGCCGAAACGGTGGCCAGGATGCTCCTGGAGATCGAGGCGGTGCATTTCCGCGCCGACGAGCCATACAAGTTCACCTCCGGCCTCGCGAGCCCGGTCTATATCGACGGACGCAAGCTCATTTCGTACCCGCGCATCCGCTCGGCGATCATGGATTTCGCAGCCTCCGTCATCTACCGGAATGTCGGCTTCGAGCAGTTCGACGTGGTGGCCGGCGGCGAGACGGCCGGCATTCCCTTCGCGGCATGGCTGTCGGACAAGATGGCGCTGCCGATGATCTATGTGCGCAAGAAGCCGAAGGGTTTCGGTCGCGACGCGCAGATCGAGGGGTCCCTGCCCGAGGGGTCCCGCGTCCTGTTGGTCGAGGATTTGACCACGGATGGCGGCAGCAAGGTCAAGTTCGCCGAAGCGCTCAGCACAGCCGGCGCGAACACGACCGACACCTTCGCCGTCTTCTATTACGATATCTTCCCGGATACGCCGCAGCGCCTTCTGGATGCCGGCATGCGGCTCCACTACCTCGCGACGTGGTGGGACGTGCTTGCCGTCTGCAAGGCGGAGAAGCGCTACTCGCCGGAAACACTGGCGGCCGTCGAAAGCTTCCTCAACGAGCCCCTCAAATGGTCGGCCGCCCATGGCGGCATTTCCGAGATCGCGCGGTAA
- a CDS encoding invasion associated locus B family protein: MKSLDKGRILTFAAWLVFGVLPANAQIDPNSGPLVAPLQREPTIGLPEQAPEPTGAPAVPAAPPAQAAPRPAAEQPAQRPAASASATDWQSECSEGERKDMCQAIVRSKVGEQVALVMAVARPSAETGSRLQIALPLGVDVARGATLTIGAFSQTLKISRCTAQGCIVEDAASDELLEAMRQGSAGKVTVYSVDDNAIDLPLPLSGAARSLADAKVSG; encoded by the coding sequence ATGAAATCGCTTGATAAAGGCCGGATTTTGACTTTTGCGGCATGGCTGGTCTTTGGAGTTCTACCGGCGAATGCCCAGATAGACCCGAATTCGGGGCCGCTCGTTGCGCCGCTCCAGAGGGAACCGACCATTGGATTGCCTGAGCAGGCGCCGGAGCCGACAGGCGCGCCTGCGGTTCCCGCAGCACCACCGGCGCAGGCAGCGCCGCGACCGGCAGCGGAACAGCCGGCGCAGCGCCCGGCCGCCTCGGCGTCGGCAACGGACTGGCAATCCGAATGCAGTGAAGGCGAGCGCAAGGACATGTGCCAGGCGATCGTTCGCAGCAAGGTGGGGGAGCAGGTGGCGTTGGTCATGGCCGTCGCCCGCCCGTCGGCCGAGACCGGCTCTCGCTTGCAGATCGCTCTGCCGCTCGGCGTGGACGTCGCGCGCGGAGCAACCCTGACGATCGGGGCGTTCAGCCAGACGCTGAAGATCAGCCGGTGCACGGCGCAAGGCTGCATCGTCGAGGACGCCGCCTCCGACGAGCTTCTCGAGGCGATGCGCCAGGGCAGCGCGGGCAAGGTCACCGTCTATTCCGTGGACGACAATGCGATCGACCTGCCGCTGCCGCTGAGCGGTGCCGCCAGGAGCCTTGCGGACGCAAAAGTCTCCGGCTGA
- a CDS encoding CsgG/HfaB family protein, which translates to MLRVSIVSTMVAAGMALSGCATGQQLPTPPAKLEAATKTTHKIKQIPAPSQPVDVAVYEFPDLTGQAKPNDSFAEYSRAVTQGGANLLIDVLKATGGGQWFRVVERSGLKNLVQERTLIENTQRAYNPGSGALPPVRFAGLILEGGIVGYDSNERTGGAGARYLGIGGDMQYRSDLVTVSLRAVSVQNGEVLASTTTSKQIYSYMMRGGAYKFAVAEELLEIEAGISYNDPGHLAVREGIELAVYSLIVDGLKNGLWRLADPAQQELLIRQFSKDYAGKKPAGS; encoded by the coding sequence ATGCTTCGTGTAAGTATTGTGAGCACGATGGTTGCTGCGGGCATGGCGCTTTCGGGCTGTGCGACGGGGCAGCAGCTTCCCACGCCGCCGGCCAAGCTCGAGGCGGCGACAAAGACGACGCACAAGATCAAGCAGATCCCGGCTCCGTCCCAGCCGGTCGATGTGGCGGTCTACGAATTTCCCGACCTGACCGGCCAGGCAAAGCCGAACGACAGTTTCGCCGAGTACAGCCGCGCGGTGACGCAGGGCGGCGCGAACCTCCTGATCGACGTGCTCAAGGCCACCGGCGGCGGCCAGTGGTTCCGCGTCGTCGAGCGTTCGGGCCTGAAGAACCTCGTCCAGGAGCGCACGCTGATCGAGAACACGCAGCGCGCATACAATCCGGGTTCCGGTGCGCTGCCTCCCGTCCGCTTTGCTGGCCTTATCCTCGAAGGCGGCATCGTCGGCTATGACTCGAACGAGCGCACCGGCGGCGCGGGTGCGCGCTATCTCGGCATCGGCGGCGACATGCAGTACCGGTCGGATCTGGTGACGGTTTCGCTGCGCGCGGTGAGCGTGCAGAACGGCGAAGTGCTCGCCTCGACGACCACGTCCAAGCAGATCTACTCCTATATGATGAGGGGCGGCGCCTATAAGTTTGCTGTGGCCGAAGAGCTGCTCGAGATCGAGGCCGGCATCTCCTACAACGACCCGGGACACCTCGCGGTGCGCGAGGGTATCGAACTCGCTGTGTATTCGCTGATCGTCGACGGCCTCAAGAACGGCCTCTGGCGTCTGGCCGATCCGGCACAGCAAGAGTTGCTCATTCGACAGTTCTCAAAGGATTATGCAGGAAAAAAGCCCGCAGGATCATAG
- the csgH gene encoding curli-like amyloid fiber formation chaperone CsgH → MFQKATIAGGIFFLSGMTGEASMNDRIVTGEILDQRLAQCGVRIDGTEIATLRPFIETSEALTGTFRINVTKRSRSGTSMTSQSNRFANGSLGETVLAVDRPSTVVIDMQVNGMDGKTYCRVNAEIELEEPSIRL, encoded by the coding sequence ATGTTTCAAAAAGCGACGATCGCCGGCGGCATCTTCTTCCTTTCGGGCATGACAGGCGAAGCTTCGATGAATGACCGGATCGTAACAGGCGAGATCCTCGACCAGCGCCTCGCGCAATGCGGCGTGCGGATCGACGGAACCGAGATCGCGACGCTGCGGCCCTTCATCGAAACGTCGGAAGCACTGACCGGGACCTTTCGCATCAACGTCACCAAGCGTTCGCGTTCGGGAACAAGCATGACGAGCCAGTCCAACCGGTTCGCCAACGGCTCGCTCGGCGAGACGGTTCTCGCGGTCGATCGGCCGTCCACGGTCGTGATCGACATGCAGGTGAACGGGATGGACGGGAAGACCTACTGCCGCGTGAATGCGGAAATCGAGCTCGAAGAGCCCTCGATACGGCTCTGA
- a CDS encoding curli assembly protein CsgF, whose translation MKILSTLFASAIVIGSIGAASASELVYRPVNPSFGGDPLNGNWLLSQATSQTPGGGSPGFTIDFPDFGGIPQPTPTPTPLPEVPGGPAAAGG comes from the coding sequence ATGAAGATACTTTCAACACTGTTCGCATCTGCGATCGTCATCGGTTCAATCGGCGCGGCAAGCGCGTCTGAGCTCGTCTATCGCCCCGTCAATCCGTCGTTCGGCGGCGATCCGCTCAACGGCAACTGGCTGCTGTCGCAGGCGACGTCACAGACGCCGGGCGGCGGCTCGCCGGGGTTCACGATCGATTTCCCTGATTTCGGCGGGATTCCGCAGCCCACGCCTACTCCAACCCCCTTGCCCGAAGTGCCGGGCGGACCGGCTGCTGCGGGCGGCTGA
- the lhgO gene encoding L-2-hydroxyglutarate oxidase produces the protein MRYEFCVIGGGIIGIATARELLHRHRGASLVLLEKEDDLARHQTGRNSGVIHAGVYYAPGSLKATLCREGARATRDYCDEHGVPYEICGKLIVATTPSDVSRLGDLADRCQANEIEVIPQSKGELREREPHITGLQALFVPSTGIVDYVGMVRAMRAEVEALGGRIVTGSEVTAIREDVDGVECVAGGTAYRANRLVACAGLQSDRVARLAGLAIDHRIVPFRGEYFRLPASRNALIRHLIYPVPDPSMPFLGVHLTRMIDGGVTVGPNAVLGMAREGYGRFSIDAADLASTLGFPGFWKTLARHRKAAFGELRSSLSKAHYLDLCRRYCPELQLDDLGPQPAGIRAQAVLRDGTLVHDFMFSQTDRMLHVCNAPSPAATSALPIARMIGDKLMSGRS, from the coding sequence CTGAGATACGAATTCTGCGTCATCGGCGGTGGCATCATCGGCATTGCTACCGCGCGTGAACTGCTGCACCGCCATCGCGGCGCAAGCCTCGTCCTGCTCGAAAAGGAAGACGACCTCGCGCGTCATCAGACCGGCCGCAACAGCGGTGTGATCCACGCGGGCGTCTATTACGCGCCGGGCAGCCTCAAGGCGACGCTGTGCCGCGAGGGCGCGCGCGCGACGCGGGATTATTGCGACGAGCATGGCGTTCCCTACGAGATTTGCGGCAAGCTGATCGTCGCGACGACGCCGTCCGACGTGTCCCGCCTCGGCGATCTGGCGGATCGGTGCCAAGCAAACGAGATTGAAGTCATCCCCCAGTCAAAAGGCGAATTGCGCGAGCGAGAGCCGCACATCACGGGATTGCAGGCGCTCTTCGTCCCGTCGACCGGCATCGTCGACTATGTCGGGATGGTGCGCGCGATGCGGGCCGAAGTGGAGGCGCTGGGCGGGCGGATCGTCACGGGCAGCGAAGTGACCGCGATCAGGGAAGATGTCGACGGCGTCGAATGCGTTGCGGGCGGCACCGCATATCGCGCCAATCGGCTTGTGGCATGCGCCGGACTGCAGTCCGACCGTGTCGCGCGTCTGGCGGGGCTCGCTATCGATCATCGTATCGTGCCGTTCCGCGGCGAGTATTTCCGTCTGCCGGCCAGCCGCAATGCCCTTATCCGTCATCTTATCTATCCGGTGCCGGACCCATCGATGCCCTTTCTGGGCGTCCATCTCACGCGCATGATCGACGGCGGGGTGACGGTCGGCCCGAACGCCGTGCTCGGCATGGCGCGCGAAGGCTATGGGCGCTTTTCGATCGATGCCGCCGACCTTGCCTCGACGCTGGGCTTTCCCGGATTCTGGAAGACGCTCGCCCGCCATCGCAAGGCCGCTTTCGGCGAGCTTCGATCCTCGCTGTCGAAAGCGCATTATCTCGATTTGTGCAGGCGATACTGTCCGGAACTGCAACTGGACGATCTCGGTCCCCAGCCGGCTGGCATCCGCGCCCAGGCCGTTTTGCGCGACGGAACGCTGGTTCACGATTTCATGTTTTCGCAGACCGATCGCATGCTCCACGTCTGCAACGCGCCATCGCCGGCAGCGACCTCGGCGCTGCCGATCGCGCGCATGATCGGCGACAAGCTTATGAGCGGAAGAAGCTAG